One Cryptosporangium aurantiacum DNA window includes the following coding sequences:
- the glgP gene encoding alpha-glucan family phosphorylase, whose product MRALRRFTVRAKLPEPLAPLGELVMNLRWSWNPPTVDLFASVDPKVWEQVRQDPVRLLGEVSGQRLEALAADGDFLARLNASHAELQRYLTEPRWYQEQAQAGADSGQPLPASIAYFSPEFGITEVLPQYSGGLGILAGDHLKAASDLGAPIVGVGLLYRSGYFSQSLTADGWQAEHYPPLDPHGLPLQRLADADGSPLRISVNLPENRVLHAHVWKAQVGRVPLLLLDSDIEDNGPTERHVTDRLYGGGADHRLLQEILLGVGGVRALRAYAAQTGEAAPEVFHTNEGHAGFLGVERIRELVQGSGLTFDQALHAVRAGTVFTTHTPVPAGIDRFSRDLIAHVFGAGVLADVPGIPIDRLLALGAEDDPGVFNMAHMGLRLGQRANGVSMLHGDVSRHMFNGLWPGFESNEVPITSVTNGVHAPTWVARETAALGAGQVNDDLWASIGQVPGEQLWQTRRTLRAKLVGEVRRRLRESSLRRGHTDAELGWVDSVFDPDVLTIGFARRVPSYKRLTLMLRDPDRLRSLLLDAERPLQIVIAGKSHPADEGGKMLIQQMVRFTDDPAVRNRIVFLPDYDIGMARYLYWGCDVWLNNPLRPLEACGTSGMKASLNGGLNLSIRDGWWDEMYDGENGWAIPTADGVIDPDRRDDLEAAAFYDLLSTHVRTLFYDRGEDGIPARWLEMVRHTLSSLGPKLTATRMVSDYVERLYAPAARSSAKVLADDFAGARRLAEWRGRVAEHWNGVKVAHVESSGIGDTPELGATVNVRAEVNLGGLTPDAVSVQACYGTVDLDDVLHDVHTVPMRPLGNGGDTYRYEADIPLEQAGPFGYTVRVLPHHELLTDPVELGLVTTA is encoded by the coding sequence GTGAGAGCCCTACGTCGTTTTACCGTGCGGGCCAAGTTGCCCGAACCACTGGCCCCGCTCGGCGAACTCGTGATGAACCTGAGGTGGTCCTGGAACCCGCCTACGGTCGACCTGTTCGCCTCCGTGGACCCGAAGGTCTGGGAGCAGGTCCGGCAGGATCCGGTGCGGCTGCTGGGCGAGGTATCCGGCCAGCGGCTGGAGGCCCTGGCCGCCGACGGTGACTTCCTGGCGCGCCTGAACGCGTCCCACGCCGAGCTGCAGCGTTACCTCACCGAGCCCCGGTGGTACCAGGAGCAGGCGCAGGCGGGTGCCGACTCCGGCCAGCCGCTGCCCGCCTCGATCGCCTACTTCTCGCCGGAGTTCGGCATCACCGAGGTGCTGCCGCAGTACTCCGGTGGCCTCGGCATCCTGGCCGGCGACCATCTCAAAGCCGCCAGCGACCTCGGCGCGCCGATCGTCGGCGTCGGTCTACTGTATCGATCCGGATACTTCAGCCAGTCGCTCACCGCGGACGGCTGGCAAGCCGAGCACTACCCGCCGCTCGACCCGCACGGCCTGCCGCTCCAGCGGCTCGCCGACGCCGACGGTTCGCCGCTACGGATCTCGGTGAACCTGCCGGAGAACCGGGTGCTGCACGCCCACGTCTGGAAGGCGCAGGTCGGCCGGGTTCCGCTGCTGCTGCTCGACTCCGACATCGAGGACAACGGCCCGACCGAGCGGCACGTCACCGACCGCCTGTACGGCGGCGGAGCCGACCACCGGCTGCTCCAGGAGATCCTGCTGGGCGTCGGCGGTGTGCGTGCGCTGCGCGCGTACGCGGCGCAGACCGGCGAGGCCGCCCCGGAGGTGTTCCACACCAACGAGGGACACGCCGGTTTCCTCGGCGTGGAGCGGATCCGGGAGCTCGTCCAGGGCAGTGGACTGACGTTCGACCAGGCGCTGCACGCGGTCCGTGCGGGAACGGTGTTCACCACCCACACGCCGGTGCCCGCGGGCATCGACCGTTTCTCGCGGGACCTGATCGCGCACGTGTTCGGCGCCGGCGTGCTCGCCGACGTTCCGGGAATCCCGATCGACCGCCTGCTCGCGCTCGGCGCCGAGGACGACCCCGGCGTGTTCAACATGGCCCACATGGGTCTGCGCCTGGGCCAGCGGGCCAACGGCGTCAGCATGCTGCACGGCGACGTCAGCAGGCACATGTTCAACGGCCTCTGGCCCGGGTTCGAGTCCAACGAGGTGCCGATCACCTCGGTCACCAACGGCGTCCACGCGCCGACCTGGGTGGCGCGGGAGACCGCGGCGCTCGGCGCCGGCCAGGTCAACGACGACCTGTGGGCGTCGATCGGCCAGGTGCCCGGCGAACAGCTCTGGCAGACCCGGCGGACGCTCCGCGCGAAGCTGGTCGGCGAGGTCCGCCGCCGGTTGCGCGAGTCGTCGCTGCGCCGCGGGCACACCGACGCCGAGCTCGGCTGGGTCGACTCGGTGTTCGACCCGGACGTCCTCACGATCGGGTTCGCCCGGCGGGTGCCCTCGTACAAGCGGCTGACGCTGATGCTGCGGGACCCCGACCGGCTGCGCTCGCTGCTGCTGGACGCCGAGCGTCCGCTGCAGATCGTCATCGCAGGGAAGAGCCACCCGGCCGACGAGGGCGGCAAGATGCTGATCCAGCAGATGGTGCGGTTCACCGACGACCCGGCCGTCCGCAACCGGATCGTGTTCCTGCCGGACTACGACATCGGCATGGCCCGGTACCTCTACTGGGGTTGCGACGTCTGGCTCAACAACCCGTTGCGCCCGCTGGAGGCGTGCGGGACGTCCGGCATGAAGGCGTCGCTCAACGGCGGGCTCAACCTGTCCATCCGGGATGGATGGTGGGACGAGATGTATGACGGCGAGAACGGCTGGGCGATCCCCACCGCGGACGGCGTCATCGACCCCGACCGGCGGGACGACCTGGAGGCCGCGGCCTTCTACGACCTGCTCAGCACCCACGTCCGGACGCTGTTCTACGACCGTGGCGAGGACGGGATCCCGGCGCGCTGGCTGGAGATGGTCCGGCACACGCTCAGCTCGCTCGGGCCGAAGCTGACCGCCACCCGGATGGTCAGCGACTACGTGGAGCGGCTCTATGCCCCGGCGGCGCGGAGCTCGGCCAAGGTGCTCGCCGACGACTTCGCCGGTGCGCGCCGGCTGGCCGAATGGCGCGGCCGGGTCGCCGAGCACTGGAACGGCGTCAAGGTGGCGCACGTCGAGTCGTCGGGCATCGGCGACACGCCCGAGCTGGGTGCGACCGTCAACGTCCGTGCCGAGGTCAACCTCGGCGGTCTGACGCCGGACGCGGTCTCGGTGCAGGCCTGCTACGGCACGGTCGATCTGGACGACGTCCTGCACGACGTTCACACGGTGCCGATGCGTCCGCTGGGCAACGGGGGTGACACCTACCGGTACGAGGCGGATATCCCGCTGGAGCAGGCCGGGCCGTTCGGGTACACGGTGCGTGTACTCCCGCACCACGAGTTGCTCACCGATCCGGTCGAGCTGGGCCTAGTGACGACCGCCTAG
- the glgX gene encoding glycogen debranching protein GlgX encodes MSETTADPDGPWPGHPFPLGATWDGDGVNFALWSPHAVGVDLCLFDEAGNERRLMLEESTYHVWHGYVPNAGPGQRYGYRVHGPWNPIAGHRFNPAKLLMDPYARAYSGQVTYDQALYGHAGDSSRGWPDPRDSAPYTLRSVVLARSTGLSHTRPRVPWEDTVIYELHVRGFTMRHPDVPDHLRGTYSGLAHPAVIDHLVKLGVTSVELLPVHHMVTEPTIAARGLPNYWGYNTLGYFAPDSRFSSRGDAGGQVEEFRDMVAALHAAGIEVILDVVYNHTAEGGGDGPTLSFRGIDNRGYYRLDPSDGSRYVDYTGCGNTLDARQPAVLQMLMDSLRYWALDLGVDGFRFDLASALARSMHDVDQLSAFMAVIHQDPVVNQLKLIAEPWDVGAGGYQVGNFPPLWTEWNGRYRDSVRDLWRGGIRGLGELGYRLSGSSDLYQDDGRRPFASINFLTAHDGFTMRDLFTYNHKHNDANLEQNRDGTDDNRSWNCGVEGETDDGAVIALRNRQIRNALATLVLSAGVPMITAGDEMRRTQGGNNNAYCQDNEVSWVDWKLTPEDESLLAFTSRLLELRSKAPVFRQRSFFVGAPTDVESPVSDLCWFRPDGGLMSPDDWNRHDARTLGMFLNGEQIRNRTLRGERIVDDSYLLWVHAADGDLEVRLPGPPWAERYQVVFDTARPDLPDGGETLDGGTARPLSAWSTVLLRVARP; translated from the coding sequence ATGAGCGAAACGACGGCCGACCCGGACGGACCCTGGCCGGGCCACCCGTTCCCGCTGGGGGCCACCTGGGACGGCGACGGCGTGAACTTCGCGCTGTGGAGCCCGCACGCGGTCGGCGTCGATCTGTGCCTGTTCGACGAGGCGGGCAACGAGCGGCGGCTGATGCTCGAGGAGAGCACGTACCACGTCTGGCACGGGTACGTGCCGAACGCGGGCCCTGGCCAGCGGTACGGCTACCGCGTCCACGGGCCCTGGAACCCGATCGCCGGCCATCGTTTCAACCCGGCCAAGCTGCTGATGGACCCGTACGCCCGCGCGTACTCCGGCCAGGTCACCTACGACCAGGCGCTGTACGGCCACGCGGGCGACTCGTCCCGCGGCTGGCCCGACCCGCGCGACTCGGCGCCCTACACGCTGCGCTCGGTCGTGCTCGCGCGGTCGACCGGCCTCTCCCACACCAGGCCCCGGGTGCCCTGGGAAGACACCGTCATCTACGAGCTGCACGTCCGCGGCTTCACGATGCGTCACCCCGACGTGCCCGACCACCTGCGCGGCACCTACTCCGGCCTCGCCCACCCGGCGGTCATCGACCATCTGGTGAAGCTCGGGGTCACCTCGGTCGAGCTGCTGCCGGTGCATCACATGGTCACCGAGCCCACGATCGCCGCCCGGGGCCTGCCCAACTACTGGGGCTACAACACGCTCGGCTACTTCGCGCCGGACTCCCGCTTCTCGTCCCGCGGCGACGCCGGCGGTCAGGTCGAGGAGTTCCGCGACATGGTGGCCGCGCTGCACGCGGCCGGTATCGAGGTCATCCTCGACGTCGTCTACAACCACACCGCGGAGGGCGGCGGCGACGGGCCGACGCTGAGCTTCCGCGGCATCGACAACCGCGGCTACTACCGGCTCGACCCGTCGGACGGCAGCCGCTACGTGGACTACACCGGCTGCGGCAACACGTTGGACGCCCGGCAGCCCGCCGTGCTGCAGATGCTGATGGACTCGCTGCGCTACTGGGCGCTCGACCTCGGCGTCGACGGGTTCCGCTTCGACCTCGCGTCCGCGCTGGCCCGGTCCATGCACGACGTCGACCAGCTGTCCGCGTTCATGGCGGTCATCCACCAGGACCCGGTGGTCAACCAGCTCAAGCTCATCGCCGAGCCGTGGGACGTCGGCGCCGGCGGCTACCAGGTGGGCAACTTCCCGCCACTGTGGACGGAGTGGAACGGCCGCTACCGAGACTCCGTTCGTGACCTCTGGCGGGGCGGCATCCGGGGCCTCGGCGAGCTGGGCTACCGGCTCTCCGGCTCGTCCGATCTGTACCAGGACGACGGCAGGCGCCCGTTCGCGTCGATCAACTTCCTCACCGCGCACGACGGTTTCACGATGCGCGACCTGTTCACGTACAACCACAAGCACAACGACGCCAACCTCGAGCAGAACCGGGACGGCACCGACGACAACCGCTCCTGGAACTGCGGCGTCGAGGGTGAGACCGACGACGGCGCGGTGATCGCGCTGCGCAACCGCCAGATCCGCAACGCGCTGGCCACGCTGGTGCTGTCCGCGGGGGTGCCGATGATCACGGCCGGCGACGAGATGCGGCGAACCCAGGGCGGCAACAACAACGCGTACTGCCAGGACAACGAGGTGTCCTGGGTGGACTGGAAGCTGACGCCGGAGGACGAGAGCCTGCTCGCGTTCACGTCGCGGCTGCTCGAACTCCGCTCGAAGGCACCGGTGTTCCGCCAGCGGTCGTTCTTCGTGGGCGCGCCGACCGACGTCGAGAGCCCGGTGAGCGACCTGTGCTGGTTCCGGCCGGACGGCGGGCTGATGAGCCCGGATGACTGGAACCGGCACGATGCCCGGACGCTCGGGATGTTCCTCAACGGCGAACAGATCCGGAACCGGACGCTACGCGGCGAGCGGATCGTCGACGACTCGTACCTGCTGTGGGTGCACGCCGCCGATGGTGACCTCGAAGTACGGTTGCCCGGCCCGCCGTGGGCCGAGCGCTACCAGGTGGTGTTCGACACGGCCCGCCCGGATCTGCCGGACGGTGGCGAGACGCTGGACGGTGGCACGGCCCGCCCGCTGTCCGCCTGGTCCACGGTCCTGCTCCGGGTAGCGCGGCCCTAG
- a CDS encoding ABC transporter ATP-binding protein — MTSGVSVVPASALPRPAAAAAAAAPAPRTYPEPDPDAVLDLAGVTVSRSGNDLLAEVDWQVHEDERWVILGPNGAGKTTLLSVAAARLHPTRGRVAILGEQLGKVDVFELRPRIGLSSASLAERIPADETVADVVLTAAYAVVGRFTEEYDAVDATRGGALLAQFGVEHLAARLYGTLSEGERKRVQIARALMTDPEILMLDEPAAGLDLGGREDLVRRLSTLASDPAAPALVLVTHHVEEIPPGMTHALLLRQGAVVASGPLAEALTAETLSETFGLRLRLDQRDGRYTARAAGNPTK, encoded by the coding sequence GTGACGTCCGGGGTCTCGGTGGTGCCGGCGTCGGCGCTCCCCCGGCCTGCTGCCGCTGCTGCTGCCGCCGCCCCGGCTCCGCGCACCTACCCGGAGCCTGATCCGGACGCCGTCCTCGACCTCGCCGGGGTCACCGTCTCCCGCAGCGGCAACGACCTGCTGGCCGAGGTCGACTGGCAGGTGCACGAGGACGAGCGCTGGGTGATCCTCGGCCCGAACGGCGCCGGGAAGACCACGCTGCTGTCGGTGGCTGCGGCCCGCCTGCACCCGACCCGGGGGCGCGTGGCGATCCTCGGTGAGCAGCTCGGCAAGGTGGACGTGTTCGAACTGCGTCCACGGATCGGCCTGTCGTCCGCGTCGCTGGCCGAGCGCATCCCGGCCGACGAGACCGTCGCGGACGTCGTGCTGACGGCCGCGTACGCGGTGGTCGGCCGCTTCACCGAAGAGTACGACGCGGTGGACGCCACGCGCGGCGGTGCGTTGCTGGCGCAGTTCGGCGTCGAGCACCTGGCCGCCCGGCTCTACGGCACGCTGAGCGAGGGCGAGCGCAAGCGCGTCCAGATCGCCAGGGCGCTGATGACCGACCCCGAGATTCTGATGCTCGACGAGCCGGCGGCGGGGCTCGACCTCGGTGGCCGCGAGGACCTCGTCCGTCGCCTGTCGACGCTGGCGAGCGACCCGGCGGCACCGGCGCTGGTGCTGGTCACGCACCACGTCGAGGAGATCCCGCCGGGTATGACGCACGCGCTGCTGCTGCGGCAGGGAGCGGTTGTCGCCTCCGGACCGCTGGCCGAGGCGCTGACCGCCGAGACGCTGTCCGAGACGTTCGGCCTGCGGCTGCGGCTCGACCAGCGGGACGGCCGCTACACCGCCAGAGCTGCCGGGAATCCGACAAAATAG
- a CDS encoding protein kinase domain-containing protein — protein MGRHDQMVLDIGEDVDGYSVESFVARGGMAVVYKARDRRLGRPVALKLIAPELASDPTFRARFTRESELAASLDHPNVLPIYQAGEIDGMLYTVMRFVDGEDLDAVLKRRRRLTPTETVTIFTAVAAALDAAHAHRLVHRDVKPGNILLTGSDDANGMNLAARHVYLTDFGLTKRSADVTGLTTAGQFLGTIAYVAPEQIANQPVDHRADVYSLGCVLYHVLSGAPPFARNDYVAMMWAHISTPPPTLTSAAPDLPAAADAVLLSAMAKRPGARPSSCGALVGQLRDAFGLSAEAPFRLAEQPPGRIAGVLDRYAGEPVDESPTVSRDSPPPATPTDPAPAAPIAAGPAAVGQVGAGPAAAGPAAAGPAAAGPPPGRPLNGWPAGPGRAPVFGPPVTGPPVTGPPVTGPPVTGPPVTGPPVTGSPVTGSPVTGEPMTGGLVTGEPATGGPVTGGPVAGEPVTGGPVTGGVASDPGVAPRSPAAAWGAGPTTRDGGPPPAGSDSAGTDRPGGIGGDGWGGESGDRSAEVPPSLGHALVLRPPPAELPPATPRTPPDRSGGDAPRRPRPAPERYTPPTLASHRRDPEPPVPRDRTRLRALLGGLLALALVVSGVVTWLVSRNDDPPGTSPGAAPSATGPASSPPPSNPASIGKPSIVGTVQVGNGPQGLVFAPDGRRVYVANSDARNVSVIDTEDRRVVATIATRDQPQYLAMSPKGDRLYVSTHNAEGGGNAVVVVDTAKRSVVTRIPIEDEGEDAHPYALAVSPDGVLLYVPDHDRNLVLVIDTTINQMVMRLAVQPAPHWVAFSPDGGNTAYLANHESNLLTVVDTRNTAITATIPVGKSPHSVAVTPDGTRAFTANYDVNTSSVVDLEKRRTVGTVPVGGNPRCVTISADGRHAYFAATSDDTITVVDTKTLKRTASVKVGADPYVIVVSPDGRTGWVTNRESDSVSVLSLTA, from the coding sequence ATGGGCCGACACGACCAGATGGTCCTCGACATCGGCGAGGACGTCGACGGATACAGCGTGGAGTCGTTTGTCGCCAGGGGCGGCATGGCGGTCGTCTACAAGGCACGCGACCGCCGCCTCGGACGGCCGGTCGCGCTGAAGCTCATCGCACCGGAGCTGGCGTCCGACCCCACGTTCCGGGCCCGGTTCACCCGCGAGAGCGAGCTGGCGGCCTCCCTGGACCACCCGAACGTCCTCCCGATCTACCAGGCCGGGGAGATCGACGGGATGCTCTACACGGTCATGCGCTTCGTGGACGGCGAGGACCTGGACGCCGTCCTGAAGCGGCGTCGGCGGCTGACGCCCACCGAGACCGTCACGATCTTCACCGCGGTCGCCGCGGCGCTGGACGCGGCGCACGCCCACCGGCTCGTGCACCGGGACGTGAAGCCGGGCAACATCCTGCTTACCGGTTCCGACGACGCGAACGGCATGAACCTCGCCGCGCGGCACGTGTACCTCACCGACTTCGGGCTGACCAAGCGCAGCGCCGACGTCACCGGCCTCACCACCGCAGGACAGTTCCTCGGCACGATCGCCTACGTCGCGCCGGAGCAGATCGCGAACCAGCCGGTCGACCACCGCGCCGACGTGTACTCGCTGGGGTGCGTGCTCTACCACGTGCTGTCGGGGGCGCCGCCGTTCGCGCGGAACGACTACGTGGCGATGATGTGGGCGCACATCTCGACGCCCCCGCCGACGCTCACGTCCGCGGCGCCGGATCTGCCTGCCGCCGCGGACGCGGTGCTGCTCTCGGCGATGGCGAAGCGGCCCGGTGCGCGGCCGTCGAGCTGCGGTGCGCTGGTGGGGCAGCTCCGGGACGCGTTCGGGCTGAGCGCCGAAGCCCCGTTCCGGCTCGCCGAGCAGCCGCCGGGCCGGATCGCGGGCGTGCTCGACCGGTACGCGGGCGAGCCGGTCGACGAGAGCCCGACCGTGTCACGCGACTCCCCGCCCCCCGCCACTCCGACAGATCCCGCCCCCGCCGCCCCGATCGCGGCCGGCCCGGCCGCCGTCGGGCAGGTTGGCGCTGGCCCGGCCGCCGCTGGCCCGGCCGCCGCTGGCCCGGCCGCCGCTGGGCCGCCGCCTGGCCGGCCGCTGAACGGCTGGCCCGCGGGCCCCGGCCGCGCGCCGGTCTTCGGCCCCCCGGTGACCGGCCCCCCGGTGACCGGCCCCCCGGTGACCGGCCCCCCGGTGACCGGCCCCCCGGTGACCGGCCCCCCGGTGACCGGCAGCCCGGTGACCGGCAGCCCGGTGACCGGAGAGCCCATGACGGGCGGACTTGTGACGGGCGAGCCCGCGACGGGTGGGCCGGTGACGGGTGGGCCGGTGGCCGGGGAGCCCGTGACGGGTGGGCCTGTGACCGGCGGGGTGGCGTCGGATCCCGGCGTGGCGCCGCGTTCGCCCGCCGCAGCGTGGGGTGCCGGGCCCACGACCCGGGACGGTGGACCTCCGCCGGCGGGTTCCGACTCCGCCGGGACCGACCGGCCTGGTGGCATCGGCGGGGACGGGTGGGGCGGCGAGAGCGGCGATCGGTCGGCGGAGGTTCCGCCGAGCCTCGGGCATGCGCTCGTGCTGCGGCCGCCACCGGCAGAGCTGCCACCCGCCACGCCCCGCACGCCGCCGGACCGCTCCGGCGGCGACGCCCCGCGACGGCCCCGTCCGGCGCCGGAGCGGTACACACCCCCGACCCTGGCCAGCCATCGCCGGGATCCCGAGCCGCCGGTACCGCGCGACCGGACCCGGTTACGCGCGCTGCTCGGCGGACTGCTGGCGCTCGCGCTGGTCGTCTCGGGCGTCGTCACCTGGCTGGTCAGTCGCAACGACGACCCACCCGGGACGTCGCCCGGCGCCGCACCGTCGGCGACCGGTCCGGCGTCGTCGCCACCACCGAGCAACCCGGCGAGCATCGGGAAGCCGAGCATCGTCGGAACCGTGCAGGTCGGCAACGGCCCGCAGGGCCTCGTGTTCGCTCCGGACGGACGCCGGGTGTACGTCGCGAACAGCGACGCCCGGAACGTCTCGGTGATCGACACCGAAGACCGCCGCGTCGTAGCGACGATCGCGACCCGGGACCAGCCGCAGTACCTCGCGATGAGCCCGAAGGGCGACCGCCTCTACGTCTCCACGCACAACGCCGAGGGCGGCGGCAACGCGGTCGTGGTCGTCGACACCGCGAAACGGTCGGTCGTGACCCGGATCCCGATCGAGGACGAGGGCGAGGACGCGCACCCGTACGCGCTGGCCGTCTCACCGGACGGGGTGCTGCTCTACGTCCCCGATCACGACCGCAACCTGGTGCTGGTCATCGACACGACGATCAACCAGATGGTGATGCGGCTGGCGGTGCAGCCGGCGCCGCACTGGGTGGCTTTCTCCCCGGACGGTGGTAACACGGCCTATCTTGCCAACCACGAGTCCAACCTGCTCACGGTCGTCGACACCAGGAACACCGCGATCACCGCGACGATCCCGGTCGGCAAGAGCCCGCACAGCGTCGCCGTGACGCCGGACGGCACCCGGGCGTTCACCGCGAACTACGACGTCAACACGTCGTCCGTCGTGGACTTGGAGAAGCGAAGGACGGTTGGCACGGTCCCGGTCGGCGGTAACCCGCGCTGCGTCACGATCTCGGCCGACGGCCGGCACGCGTACTTCGCCGCGACCAGCGACGACACGATCACCGTCGTCGACACCAAGACGCTGAAACGGACGGCGTCGGTCAAGGTCGGCGCCGATCCGTACGTCATCGTGGTGTCACCGGACGGACGTACCGGCTGGGTGACCAACCGCGAGTCCGACAGCGTGTCGGTGCTGTCGCTCACTGCCTGA
- a CDS encoding enoyl-CoA hydratase/isomerase family protein has translation MTSEFVTLDVAEGVGTIRLTRPPMNALNTQVQGELRAVAEEASSRDDVRAVVLYGGPKVFAAGADIKEFADTDYVQMVARAEALTGSLTAVARIPKPVIAAITGYALGGGCELALTADFRVCGDNAKLGQPEILLGIIPGAGGTQRLTRLVGPAKAKDLIYSGRFVDAAEALAIGLVDKVVAPDDVYTAAVEWASRFAKGPAYALRAAKAAIDGGLDGDLESGLRLESHLFAGLFATEDKRIGMESFLANGPGKAEFKGA, from the coding sequence ATGACCAGTGAGTTCGTGACGCTCGACGTGGCGGAGGGGGTCGGCACGATCCGGCTCACCCGGCCGCCGATGAACGCGCTCAACACCCAGGTCCAGGGCGAGCTGCGCGCGGTCGCTGAGGAGGCGAGCAGCCGGGACGACGTCCGGGCGGTGGTGCTGTACGGCGGGCCGAAGGTGTTCGCCGCGGGCGCGGACATCAAGGAGTTCGCGGACACCGACTACGTGCAGATGGTGGCGCGTGCGGAAGCGCTGACCGGGTCGCTCACCGCGGTCGCGCGGATCCCGAAGCCGGTGATCGCCGCGATCACCGGGTACGCGCTCGGCGGCGGGTGCGAGCTGGCGCTGACCGCGGACTTCCGGGTCTGCGGTGACAACGCGAAGCTCGGCCAGCCAGAGATCCTGCTCGGGATCATCCCCGGCGCGGGCGGGACGCAGCGGCTGACGCGGCTGGTCGGTCCGGCGAAGGCGAAGGACCTGATTTACTCCGGCCGGTTCGTGGACGCCGCCGAGGCGCTGGCGATCGGGCTGGTGGACAAGGTCGTCGCACCGGACGACGTGTACACCGCTGCCGTGGAGTGGGCGTCGCGGTTCGCGAAAGGGCCCGCGTACGCGCTGCGCGCCGCGAAGGCCGCGATCGACGGCGGGCTGGACGGTGACCTCGAGTCCGGGCTGCGGCTGGAGAGCCACCTGTTCGCGGGGTTGTTCGCCACCGAGGACAAGCGGATCGGCATGGAGTCTTTCCTGGCCAACGGCCCGGGCAAGGCTGAATTCAAGGGAGCATGA